A single region of the Streptomyces sp. NBC_01381 genome encodes:
- a CDS encoding RNA polymerase sigma factor: protein MIARVRAGEAEAYAELVRAFTGLALRAAAALGAGSDAEDVVQQAFFKAYCSLGRFREGSAFKPWLLSIVANETRNTVRSAVRQRSLVGREAALAEAEPLIPESADPAVAALEVERRAALLAALERLSEEHRLVVTYRYLLEMDEAETAEALGWPRGTVKSRLNRALRKLERLLPRVPDGPHGPDGPGGGDGHG from the coding sequence GTGATCGCGCGTGTGCGCGCCGGGGAGGCGGAGGCGTACGCGGAGTTGGTGCGCGCCTTCACCGGGCTCGCGCTCCGGGCGGCCGCGGCGCTCGGGGCGGGATCGGACGCGGAAGACGTGGTGCAGCAGGCCTTCTTCAAGGCGTACTGCTCCTTGGGGCGGTTCAGGGAGGGCTCGGCGTTCAAGCCGTGGCTGCTGTCGATCGTCGCCAATGAGACGAGGAACACAGTGCGTTCGGCCGTCCGGCAGCGCTCGCTCGTCGGGCGGGAGGCCGCGCTGGCGGAGGCGGAGCCGCTGATACCGGAATCGGCGGACCCCGCGGTCGCGGCGCTGGAGGTGGAGCGCCGGGCGGCGCTGCTCGCCGCGCTCGAGCGGCTGAGCGAGGAGCACCGCCTGGTCGTCACCTACCGCTATCTCCTGGAGATGGACGAGGCGGAGACGGCCGAGGCTCTGGGCTGGCCGCGGGGCACGGTCAAATCCCGGCTGAACCGCGCGCTGCGGAAGCTGGAGCGGCTGTTGCCGCGGGTGCCGGATGGACCGCATGGGCCGGATGGACCGGGAGGAGGTGACGGGCATGGATGA